The following coding sequences are from one Ornithodoros turicata isolate Travis chromosome 1, ASM3712646v1, whole genome shotgun sequence window:
- the LOC135389135 gene encoding protein NYNRIN-like — translation MIIVPAWKQTSNIPKSMQTYYVHLDIVGPLPPSSSNRYLLTAVDRYTRWPEAFPMPDISAETVTASFLSMWILRFRVPSPITTDRGRQFESRLFTAFATLLDTTRLRTTSYHPASNGMVERLHRHLKSALIARGERDHWVSHLPLVLLGIRAALKPELGCSCAELVYGCSLRLPAEFLCPSKPDISSSALLQRLHRSFSIVRATPSRAPSHHIPNIPQDLPMATHVFLRTDLVRKSLSPPYCGKEPVLAGYLSSQRIPCQSTG, via the coding sequence ATGATAATTGTTCCAGCTTGGAAGCAGACCTCCAATATTCCGAAAAGTATGCAGACCTACTATGTCCACCTGGACATTGTAGGTCCGCTGCCCCCGTCATCCAGCAATCGCTATCTACTGACCGCCGTGGACCGTTACACTCGATGGCCAGAGGCTTTCCCCATGCCAGACATATCAGCCGAAACTGTCACCGCCAGCTTCTTGTCTATGTGGATATTGCGTTTTCGCGTGCCCTCCCCAATAACAACTGACCGGGGGCGGCAGTTCGAAAGCCGGCTCTTCACTGCTTTCGCTACCCTCCTTGACACCACCAGGCTGCGCACCACATCCTATCATCCGGCTTCTAATGGCATGGTGGAACGTTTACATCGCCACCTCAAATCCGCGCTCATCGCCCGCGGAGAGAGAGATCACTGGGTCTCCCATCTCCCCCTCGTGCTCTTGGGTATTCGTGCCGCCCTTAAGCCGGAGCTCGGATGCAGTTGCGCTGAACTCGTCTACGGCTGTTCGCTCCGCCTCCCCGCAGAGTTCTTGTGCCCGTCGAAACCCGACATCTCGTCTTCGGCCCTCCTCCAGCGCCTTCATCGCTCTTTCAGCATTGTGCGAGCAACCCCGTCGAGGGCTCCATCCCACCATATCCCCAACATTCCTCAAGACCTGCCTATGGCAACTCATGTGTTCCTGCGGACAGACTTGGTGCGCAAGTCCCTCTCTCCGCCTTACTGTGGAAAGGAACCTGTCCTCGCCGGATACCTGTCCTCGCAGAGGATACCGTGTCAGTCGACCGGCTGA
- the LOC135389144 gene encoding uncharacterized protein LOC135389144 produces MDKLKRDRKFLRSQATRLRNDIDEKLEAAGTTAQEIAILREKLQDISRDLKAVDSELKDKFSDEEYEREMTATTEYRHQILETITRIDLRSQVVSTGASTSAALNPSPVPAASVHRDNKIKLPKLELPKFHGAIDAWLPFWTRYEVAVHHNNALTATEKFCYLTSLLTGNAADLIRGLNLNEGCYNEAIELLKKEYGSSTRIADEHIRKLTNMVPVTDPADISKLRQFYNEIQSRARSLQVLGISTDAYSALLRPIILSKLPQDMVIEHQERQEFNDSTRGADVASGSAVHLYSQDFQDLMDYLRVKIVSKERALGYTGEEKHEGKPNIRKVKTTDMPTASALLNANNARTPNNANHESCLFCKSDQHRTVTCDSDIPLQEKKRLLIEARCCLKCTRRNHIASRCQSYIRCRKCSRRHATSLCDPDYIRNRSTQQVQVNTVPVDPPGEVVLAASAVPSKQSSTIILGTTMACAKGPENTCWVRVLFDSGSQRSFITEELAKQLGCHSHGVEKISIGSFGGATVTKALSKTSVKLQTTQGTAVEIDVLQTQQICANVLPAIGQEHLKGTFLLEGTSNVTTADQELPISILIGTDWYWRLVQDDIRRINDDLVCVPTELGWFVHGVVNDTMNSQAQEQAVMLCVRQGLQRQFINNIWGPEDEADYDDKTAGEVLNRFNSTVRNVNGRYEVRLPWKDDIDLGTNERNARKRLKGLTDRLLRTPDLLKTYDDAIRKYLIDGVAEKVPENEYNHDQVDRPVYYLPHHAVIRTDRITTKCRIVFDASAHETQEISLNENLHIGPNMNPNVSVLLLRFRLHAVAFTADIEKAFLQILIHKRDRDALRFLWYQAMPTGVGDKLEIWRMTRVTFGTGPSTFLLAATLKKLLRESEVEYPETTRLLNDCTYVDDFISGADCEEAAINVYNEVKNIMQKGSMNMRKWASNSARLNALYLQDPEEVSPFAGDSRVIKVLGMKWDTEQDSLFYNATNLLQGGKPAVWTKRKVLQTAQSIYDPLGLMSPYTIAARIYMQKMWQQSLTWDQPIPADLQESWERWYEDLQYLTEIKINRYYGMWTTNVSLHVFCDASCNAYGAVAYLVIKTSDSASSNIVLAKARVAPVKKQTLPRLELQAAVVAVKISRMLMDAFPGIKQVFFWTDSTIVLYWLHGKSENWKEYVRRRVNEVKKYTKPTQWRHCPGTENVADMVTRGLRLTTLTTNDKWWNGPNWLTDEQAWPEECFEAPSCREEAKHEQTALATTTAPAEEVTRCTNFSSLNRLHRVTAWIKRFCGNCKGASIDGPLSMEEIENAKNYWLRHVQVTAFPEEYQTLKAAKSLKRRHFMQKYRPFLDENGIMRVEGRLQMANLTFDEKHPIIMPRDAHYVSLLVEQAHRRVMHGGVADTLA; encoded by the coding sequence ATGGACAAGTTGAAGAGAGACAGGAAATTTTTACGCTCACAAGCAACAAGATTGAGGAACGATATCGACGAGAAATTGGAAGCTGCCGGTACAACCGCGCAAGAAATTGCTATACTAAGAGAGAAGCTCCAAGATATTTCCAGGGATTTGAAGGCTGTTGACAGCGAGCTCAAGGATAAATTCTCTGACGAAGAATATGAACGCGAGATGACTGCCACGACCGAATACCGCCATCAGATTTTGGAGACCATCACTCGCATAGATCTGCGCTCCCAAGTAGTTTCGACGGGCGCGTCGACTTCGGCGGCTTTGAACCCCAGCCCTGTTCCAGCTGCTTCTGTCCATAGGGACAATAAGATAAAGCTGCCAAAATTAGAGCTCCCGAAGTTTCATGGCGCCATAGACGCATGGCTTCCTTTTTGGACACGTTATGAAGTTGCAGTACACCACAACAACGCGCTTACCGCCACTGAGAAGTTCTGTTACTTGACGTCTCTGTTAACTGGGAACGCTGCTGATCTCATCCGTGGATTAAATTTGAATGAGGGCTGCTATAACGAGGCAATTGAACTTCTCAAGAAGGAATATGGATCATCCACACGCATAGCTGATGAGCACATAAGGAAGCTGACAAACATGGTCCCAGTCACGGATCctgcagatatttcgaaactgcGGCAATTCTATAATGAAATTCAATCCCGGGCACGAAGCCTTCAGGTTTTGGGCATATCAACCGATGCCTACAGCGCACTACTTAGACCCATCATTTTAAGCAAGCTGCCCCAAGACATGGTCATTGAACATCAGGAACGACAAGAATTTAATGACAGTACTCGCGGTGCAGATGTGGCCAGTGGCAGTGCGGTACACCTTTACAGCCAGGACTTCCAGGACCTGATGGACTACTTGCGAGTAAAAATAGTGTCCAAGGAACGTGCATTAGGGTATACCGGTGAGGAGAAGCACGAAGGGAAACCGAATATTCGTAAGGTCAAAACCACCGATATGCCAACGGCCTCTGCTCTTTTAAACGCCAACAATGCACGGACACCAAATAATGCAAATCATGAATCGTGTTTATTTTGCAAGTCAGATCAACATCGGACGGTCACTTGCGACAGCGATATCCCACTACAGGAGAAGAAGCGGCTCTTAATTGAAGCAAGATGCTGTTTAAAATGTACGAGACGAAATCACATTGCTAGTCGCTGTCAGTCGTATATCAGGTGTCGCAAGTGCAGCCGAAGACACGCTACGAGCCTCTGTGACCCAGACTACATACGCAATAGGAGTACCCAGCAAGTACAAGTCAACACAGTTCCGGTCGACCCCCCGGGAGAGGTGGTTTTAGCAGCCTCCGCAGTTCCCTCTAAACAGTCAAGCACGATAATTCTAGGCACAACAATGGCATGCGCGAAGGGACCTGAAAACACATGCTGGGTACGCGTTCTGTTTGACAGCGGTAGCCAACGCAGTTTCATCACCGAAGAGCTCGCGAAGCAATTAGGATGCCACTCCCACGGAGTCGAAAAAATCAGCATAGGGTCGTTCGGTGGAGCAACAGTCACCAAGGCATTGAGCAAAACTTCGGTCAAGCTGCAAACTACACAGGGCACTGCCGTAGAAATTGACGTCCTGCAAACGCAACAAATATGCGCCAACGTACTTCCTGCCATCGGTCAAGAGCATCTCAAGGGCACTTTCCTACTTGAGGGAACATCGAATGTCACCACGGCAGATCAAGAACTTCCTATCTCCATTCTCATTGGGACCGATTGGTACTGGAGACTCGTGCAAGATGACATCAGGAGAATTAATGATGATCTAGTCTGTGTCCCCACCGAATTAGGATGGTTTGTGCATGGCGTCGTAAACGACACGATGAATTCTCAAGCCCAGGAGCAAGCTGTAATGCTCTGTGTCCGGCAAGGCCTGCAACGTCAATTCATTAACAACATTTGGGGTCCAGAGGACGAAGCCGATTACGACGACAAAACCGCAGGAGAGGTATTGAACAGGTTTAATAGTACAGTCAGGAACGTCAACGGAAGGTACGAAGTACGGCTACCTTGGAAAGACGACATAGACCTTGGAACAAATGAACGAAACGCACGGAAACGACTTAAAGGTTTGACGGACCGTTTACTTCGTACGCCCGACCTGCTCAAGACGTATGATGATGCTATCCGCAAATATCTAATTGACGGCGTCGCAGAAAAGGTGCCAGAGAACGAATACAATCACGATCAAGTTGATAGACCAGTGTACTACTTACCTCACCACGCAGTCATTCGCACGGACCGCATTACAACGAAATGTCGTATCGTGTTTGACGCTTCCGCTCATGAAACTCAAGAGATCAGCTTGAACGAGAATCTTCACATCGGACCCAATATGAACCCGAATGTAAGCGTTCTCCTACTGAGATTTAGACTACATGCTGTTGCTTTTACTGCCGACATAGAAAAGGCATTCCTCCAAATACTCATCCACAAAAGAGACCGAGATGCCCTGCGATTCCTCTGGTATCAAGCTATGCCCACAGGAGTGGGCGATAAGTTGGAAATATGGCGAATGACGAGAGTCACGTTCGGGACTGGCCCTAGCACATTCCTGTTGGCGGCGACATTGAAGAAACTGCTGAGAGAGTCCGAAGTAGAGTATCCGGAAACAACAAGACTATTGAACGATTGTACGTATGTCGATGATTTTATATCTGGTGCTGACTGCGAGGAAGCCGCTATCAACGTGTACAACGAGGTGAAGAATATAATGCAGAAGGGAAGCATGAACATGCGAAAATGGGCCTCCAACTCAGCACGGCTGAACGCTTTGTACCTGCAGGACCCGGAGGAAGTCTCACCCTTCGCTGGAGATTCCCGCGTGATAAAGGTTCTGGGAATGAAGTGGGATACGGAACAGGACTCCCTCTTTTACAATGCTACCAACCTTCTTCAAGGTGGAAAGCCTGCTGTATGGACGAAGAGGAAGGTGTTGCAGACGGCTCAAAGCATATACGACCCGCTAGGTTTGATGTCACCGTATACGATCGCTGCAAGGATCTACATGCAAAAAATGTGGCAACAAAGTCTCACTTGGGATCAACCTATTCCGGCGGACCTACAGGAGAGTTGGGAAAGGTGGTATGAAGACTTACAGTACCTTACCGAGATCAAGATCAACAGGTACTACGGCATGTGGACGACGAATGTATCGTTGCATGTTTTCTGTGACGCAAGTTGCAACGCGTATGGCGCCGTTGCGTACCTGGTTATTAAAACATCGGACTCTGCTTCTTCAAACATAGTGCTGGCGAAGGCCAGGGTAGCACCAGTCAAGAAGCAGACGCTTCCAAGGTTGGAACTCCAAGCCGCTGTTGTAGCTGTGAAAATTTCAAGAATGTTGATGGACGCATTCCCAGGCATCAAACAAGTTTTCTTCTGGACTGACTCGACAATCGTACTGTATTGGCTACACGGTAAGAGTGAGAATTGGAAGGAGTACGTTCGAAGGAGAGTTAACGAAGTCAAGAAGTATACGAAGCCAACACAATGGAGGCACTGTCCTGGGACCGAAAACGTCGCGGACATGGTCACTCGAGGTCTTCGACTGACTACACTCACGACCAACGACAAGTGGTGGAACGGCCCTAATTGGCTCACAGATGAACAAGCATGGCCTGAAGAGTGCTTCGAAGCACCAAGCTGCCGGGAAGAAGCGAAACATGAGCAAACAGCACTTGCAACAACGACGGCGCCAGCGGAAGAAGTTACTCGCTGCACGAACTTCAGCTCACTAAATAGACTCCACAGAGTAACAGCGTGGATAAAGAGATTTTGTGGAAACTGTAAAGGGGCTTCTATCGATGGACCACTTAGTATGGAAGAGATTGAAAACGCTAAGAACTATTGGCTCCGACATGTACAAGTCACAGCTTTTCCTGAAGAATATCAAACCCTGAAGGCCGCGAAATCACTAAAAAGACGACACTTCATGCAGAAGTACAGACCGTTTCTTGATGAGAACGGCATAATGAGGGTTGAAGGGAGGTTACAGATGGCAAATCTTACGTTCGATGAAAAGCACCCCATAATCATGCCACGAGATGCTCACTACGTCTCATTACTCGTCGAGCAAGCTCACCGAAGGGTCATGCATGGAGGAGTAGCAGACACCCTTGCATAG
- the LOC135389151 gene encoding uncharacterized protein LOC135389151, which yields MSVASFVHVLRRFFARRGMPRVIYSDNAPTFKRSNKELAALWRRIRDDEVLDWLGTNSVSWKFIPTNAPWWGGFYERLIRSVKQALRKTIGRKSLTYEDLVSVVAEVEAVINSRPLSYVYDDPHEILPLTPAEFITGRRLTIVPPEMTTEETEPIHRTWQKRATLLQAAWRRWQRHYLMELRSANQCKQNRGKTMSPGDVVISEDRKPRMFWPLVRIQSGHKGQDGTVRSYTVRTSTGHVTRRASRSLYPLEIQQHDVAGPQSVANATDICNNTTERMSRTSHPDYHPSRALFILEINIVVRQAKVAHRLFPPGPNFLGYHPI from the coding sequence ATGTCGGTGGCAAGCTTCGTTCACGTACTACGAAGATTCTTCGCACGGCGAGGGATGCCTAGAGTAATATACAGCGACAACGCACCCACCTTCAAAAGATCTAACAAGGAACTTGCTGCATTATGGCGACGTATACGAGACGATGAAGTGCTGGACTGGCTTGGGACCAACAGCGTGAGCTGGAAGTTCATTCCTACAAATGCACCGTGGTGGGGTGGATTTTATGAACGATTGATAAGGTCTGTGAAACAGGCATTGAGGAAAACCATCGGCAGAAAATCACTGACGTATGAAGACCTGGTGTCAGTCGTAGCAGAGGTGGAAGCCGTCATTAATTCTCGACCGCTTTCTTACGTGTACGATGACCCACATGAGATTCTTCCGCTAACACCAGCGGAGTTCATCACAGGGAGACGCCTTACCATAGTGCCTCCAGAGATGACAACAGAGGAGACTGAACCCATCCATCGCACATGGCAGAAACGTGCAACATTGCTCCAAGCAGCATGGCGAAGGTGGCAGAGGCATTACCTTATGGAGCTCCGCTCAGCCAACCAGTGCAAACAAAACAGGGGGAAGACTATGTCGCCAGGCGACGTCGTGATTTCCGAAGACAGAAAGCCAAGGATGTTCTGGCCTCTGGTCCGCATTCAATCCGGACACAAGGGACAAGACGGGACGGTACGGTCATATACAGTGCGAACGTCTACTGGGCATGTGACTAGACGCGCTAGCAGGTCGCTGTACCCACTTGAGATACAACAGCATGACGTTGCCGGTCCGCAGTCTGTTGCTAATGCAACGGACATATGCAACAACACGACTGAGCGCATGTCTCGCACATCACATCCTGACTATCATCCGTCGCGAGCGTTATTCATTCTGGAAATAAACATCGTCGTGCGACAGGCTAAAGTAGCTCACAGACTGTTTCCGCCCGGTCCAAATTTCCTCGGGTACCATCCCATCTAG